A genomic region of Catalinimonas niigatensis contains the following coding sequences:
- a CDS encoding DUF4249 domain-containing protein codes for MKQATLWIGCLMLLSTCVERLELDESLSGEPLLVVDGIITNANEPYVVKLAYTSSSLQTYEANPLSDAQVYITDQEENRTDLTEVDAGEYETDPNFFQGNSGKSYRLHIIAPNGRTYASLPETMPDVPSIDNIYFELDSRPYESSIGTILDEWGLQFYLNTGSGENKNAYYRWSWTETYEFTAPLVRPGQFNIPTCYQSGTQTRYLNIASTQGLSRDRIERRKINFVQKSGRKLQRRYSLLVKQYGLSERAYNFWENVQEQQENSGSVFAPPPAPIPGNVYNVNDDTEPVLGYFQASSVTEKRVFVSRSEIPPGPGGSPGGFGECIDGDPEASDYCFDCSLMIGVTTETPSFW; via the coding sequence ATGAAGCAAGCTACACTATGGATAGGATGCCTGATGCTGTTGAGTACTTGCGTAGAGCGCTTAGAGCTGGATGAGTCTCTATCCGGAGAGCCATTGCTGGTGGTAGATGGTATCATCACTAATGCCAATGAGCCTTATGTGGTAAAGCTTGCTTACACATCATCCAGCTTACAGACTTACGAAGCTAACCCCTTAAGTGATGCACAAGTGTATATCACCGATCAGGAAGAGAACAGAACGGATTTAACGGAGGTGGATGCGGGAGAATATGAGACAGATCCTAACTTTTTTCAGGGAAATTCAGGAAAAAGCTATCGCCTGCACATCATTGCTCCTAATGGAAGAACTTATGCCTCGCTTCCTGAGACCATGCCTGACGTGCCTTCTATAGACAACATCTACTTTGAACTGGATAGTCGTCCCTATGAAAGCTCCATCGGAACCATCCTGGATGAATGGGGTTTGCAGTTTTATCTAAATACTGGTAGTGGAGAAAACAAGAATGCTTATTACCGCTGGAGCTGGACAGAAACCTATGAATTTACTGCTCCGCTTGTCAGGCCCGGACAATTCAATATTCCGACCTGTTATCAATCCGGTACCCAGACCCGTTACCTGAATATCGCCTCTACCCAGGGACTAAGCAGAGACCGGATAGAGAGGCGGAAGATTAATTTTGTACAAAAAAGCGGAAGAAAACTTCAGCGCCGCTATAGTTTGTTGGTGAAACAATATGGTTTGTCAGAAAGAGCGTATAACTTTTGGGAAAATGTGCAGGAGCAGCAGGAAAATTCAGGCTCTGTATTTGCGCCACCCCCTGCTCCGATTCCCGGCAATGTCTATAATGTCAATGATGATACGGAACCGGTGCTGGGTTATTTTCAGGCTTCTTCCGTAACAGAAAAACGTGTGTTTGTCAGCCGCTCTGAAATACCTCCTGGTCCGGGAGGCTCGCCCGGTGGTTTTGGAGAATGCATAGACGGCGATCCGGAAGCCTCTGACTATTGCTTTGATTGTAGTCTAATGATTGGAGTAACAACCGAAACCCCCTCTTTCTGGTGA
- a CDS encoding TonB-dependent receptor has product MRKLLSGICLLWSIYTPLAAQTTEEVLWTANYSSAKLSAIFEEIQKEEPIRFFFKQEWIENILFTGTFSQTPLEQVVIQLLAGTELTYQIYQQQYVVLLQKNPNALNNALRARGEEEGLIIIGDSLSNQGQKNATLSGYVRDGATGQGVTGATVFVQDIQQGTSTNLNGYFTLSLPVGIHPLTINSLGFEEEKRNIRMISDGTLSVDLYEGTARLEEITITDRAEDYNVSSPQMSATRMDIQKVQKMPAFLGEVDLINSIEMLPGVSVAGEGAAGFNVRGGDVGQNLILLDGISIFNPSHLFGFFSAFNADLLKDATLYKGGIPARYGGRIASVLDVSLKEGNLKKVTGSGGIGLVASRLALEIPLVEEKSSLMIGGRASYSDWILKRVDDLTIRQSEASFYDANVKWTYRLNESHKVGLTGYISHDDFLYAGNTSYGYQNIGAAFNWDFLISQQWLSTVTLTHSRFTYEVGDLQDSTRASLLNAGFAISEGRWNLTRFLGERHQIDAGINMARYGFEPGELQPDGDFSLIVPESLDKEQAWDMSLYFNDEFTITRNLTLNLGLRYNHYLAVGPRTIAIYEEGIPISPGSVVDSAYYGSGETVSQYQGFEPRVALRIGLDARSSVKLSYNRMRQNMHLISNTTSITPTDIWKLSDRYVRPQIGDQYAIGYFRNAIGNAIESSIEVYYKDIQNLVEYKDGAEILMNDQLETDLLTGIGKAYGVEMFLAKNLGRLTGWLSYTYSRSLRQVEGQYADERINQGDWYPSNFDKPHDFTVVGNYQFTRRIRLGFNFTYSTGRPISLPEGTYRVGNQDIAHFSSRNQYRVADYHRLDISISVDGNLKKKKKWDSSWTFALYNLYGRNNPYSVFFRNDAGGSLNAYQLSILGRPFPSVTYNFKF; this is encoded by the coding sequence ATGCGAAAACTACTGTCAGGCATCTGTCTTTTATGGAGTATTTATACGCCCCTGGCAGCGCAAACTACAGAAGAGGTTCTCTGGACAGCCAACTACTCCAGTGCAAAACTGTCCGCTATTTTTGAGGAGATACAAAAGGAGGAACCGATTCGCTTCTTCTTTAAACAGGAATGGATAGAAAATATACTATTTACCGGCACCTTCAGCCAAACCCCGCTTGAGCAGGTAGTCATCCAACTGCTCGCCGGCACCGAACTTACCTATCAGATCTATCAACAGCAATACGTTGTTTTATTACAAAAAAATCCGAACGCGCTGAATAACGCCCTGCGTGCTCGTGGAGAGGAAGAAGGCTTGATTATTATTGGAGATTCGCTAAGCAATCAGGGACAGAAAAATGCTACGCTAAGTGGCTATGTACGGGATGGTGCCACCGGACAGGGTGTCACCGGTGCTACGGTTTTTGTGCAGGATATTCAGCAGGGGACTTCTACCAATCTGAACGGCTACTTCACACTGAGCCTTCCGGTAGGTATCCATCCGTTGACGATCAACTCACTGGGTTTTGAAGAGGAAAAAAGAAACATCAGAATGATCTCTGATGGTACGCTCTCGGTAGATCTTTACGAAGGAACAGCCCGCCTGGAAGAGATTACCATTACCGACAGGGCAGAAGATTATAATGTGAGCAGCCCTCAGATGAGTGCCACTCGCATGGATATACAAAAGGTGCAGAAAATGCCTGCCTTTTTAGGAGAAGTAGACCTGATCAATTCTATAGAAATGTTGCCGGGTGTAAGTGTGGCTGGTGAAGGGGCCGCAGGCTTCAACGTAAGGGGAGGAGATGTTGGGCAAAACCTCATCCTGCTGGATGGCATCTCTATCTTCAATCCTTCGCATCTCTTTGGCTTCTTTTCTGCTTTCAACGCCGATCTGCTCAAAGATGCTACGCTCTATAAAGGCGGCATCCCTGCCCGCTACGGCGGACGCATTGCTTCAGTGCTGGATGTATCGCTCAAAGAAGGTAATCTGAAAAAAGTCACAGGCAGCGGAGGAATCGGTCTGGTTGCCAGTCGACTTGCACTGGAAATACCCCTGGTAGAGGAGAAAAGTTCGCTGATGATCGGTGGCAGGGCCTCCTACTCCGACTGGATACTGAAGAGGGTAGATGACCTTACCATCCGCCAGAGTGAGGCTTCTTTCTACGATGCCAATGTCAAATGGACATATCGCCTCAACGAATCCCATAAAGTAGGACTGACCGGCTATATCAGCCATGATGACTTCCTGTATGCAGGCAATACTTCTTACGGATACCAGAATATTGGGGCGGCCTTCAACTGGGATTTCCTGATTTCACAGCAGTGGCTATCCACCGTCACATTGACACATTCCCGTTTTACTTATGAAGTGGGCGACCTACAGGACAGTACCCGGGCTTCCCTGCTCAATGCCGGTTTTGCCATTTCGGAAGGGCGCTGGAACCTGACCCGCTTCCTGGGAGAAAGACATCAGATAGATGCAGGAATCAACATGGCGCGCTATGGTTTTGAGCCGGGTGAGCTGCAGCCCGATGGCGACTTTTCTTTGATTGTGCCTGAAAGCCTGGATAAAGAGCAGGCCTGGGATATGTCATTGTACTTTAATGATGAATTTACCATCACCAGAAACCTGACGCTAAATCTGGGTTTGCGCTACAACCATTATCTGGCGGTAGGACCACGGACAATAGCCATCTATGAGGAAGGCATCCCCATCAGTCCGGGTTCGGTAGTAGATTCAGCCTACTATGGTTCAGGAGAAACGGTTAGCCAGTACCAGGGATTTGAACCTCGGGTAGCTTTGCGGATTGGGCTGGATGCCAGAAGCAGCGTGAAACTAAGCTATAACCGCATGCGGCAGAATATGCACCTGATTTCCAATACCACTTCCATTACCCCTACCGACATCTGGAAGTTGAGTGATCGCTATGTGCGTCCGCAGATTGGCGATCAGTATGCGATAGGTTATTTTAGAAATGCCATTGGCAATGCAATAGAATCTTCTATTGAAGTCTACTACAAAGACATACAGAATCTGGTGGAATATAAAGACGGAGCAGAGATACTGATGAATGATCAGTTGGAAACCGACTTGCTCACCGGTATCGGCAAGGCGTATGGGGTTGAAATGTTTTTGGCCAAAAACCTGGGACGGCTTACCGGCTGGTTGTCATATACTTATTCACGCAGCCTGCGGCAGGTAGAAGGGCAGTATGCTGACGAACGTATTAACCAGGGTGACTGGTATCCTTCTAATTTTGATAAACCTCACGATTTTACTGTAGTGGGCAATTATCAGTTTACCCGCCGCATTCGTCTGGGTTTTAACTTTACCTATAGCACCGGGAGACCCATTTCCCTGCCCGAAGGTACCTATCGGGTAGGAAATCAGGACATTGCCCATTTCTCTTCCCGCAACCAGTACCGTGTGGCTGATTACCATCGTCTGGATATCTCTATCTCCGTAGATGGCAATTTGAAGAAAAAGAAGAAGTGGGATTCCAGCTGGACTTTTGCTCTTTATAATTTGTATGGGAGGAATAATCCTTATTCTGTATTTTTCCGAAATGATGCAGGCGGATCGCTGAATGCTTATCAGCTTTCTATTTTAGGACGTCCTTTTCCTTCTGTCACCTATAACTTTAAGTTTTGA
- a CDS encoding succinylglutamate desuccinylase/aspartoacylase family protein codes for MAKFSQFYAMSAEINRSQETSPSVLHIAGHAIEPGQELLIDLNFARLPSRTEIVIPILVSRALLPGPILLLMAGLHGDEINGIEIVRRIRDQGFHRPDKGTVICIPLLNIFGFVHFSRTVPDGKDVNRSFPGSKNGSLASRVAYVLMKEIIPLVDYGIDFHTGGASRANIPQVRCNFDNPLSKELAVAFDAPYTLHSKLIKGSLRHAAHKRGKSIIIYEGGESLRLNEKAIQVGINGTRRLMKHLGMLKTQPKSPNKSIIINKRKWIRARHAGLFHSLIKLGAIVKKGENIGYITDPIGNFQIYVKSPEHAHVIGLNNNPVINQGDALLHLGIIK; via the coding sequence ATGGCCAAATTTTCTCAATTTTACGCCATGTCTGCTGAAATTAACCGTTCTCAAGAAACTTCACCTTCTGTATTACACATTGCCGGGCACGCTATAGAACCTGGACAAGAGTTACTGATTGACCTCAATTTTGCCCGCCTGCCCTCTCGTACCGAGATTGTAATCCCTATATTGGTAAGTCGTGCGCTCCTGCCAGGTCCCATATTGCTGCTCATGGCCGGACTGCATGGCGACGAGATCAATGGTATTGAAATTGTCAGGCGTATACGTGATCAGGGCTTTCACCGTCCTGACAAAGGCACAGTGATTTGTATTCCTCTGCTCAACATCTTTGGCTTTGTGCATTTTTCACGTACTGTGCCCGATGGCAAAGATGTGAACCGCTCTTTTCCCGGTTCCAAAAATGGTTCCCTGGCCAGCAGGGTAGCTTATGTACTGATGAAAGAAATCATACCGCTGGTAGATTATGGCATAGACTTTCATACCGGTGGTGCCAGCCGGGCCAATATTCCCCAGGTGCGCTGTAATTTTGATAATCCGCTCAGCAAAGAGTTGGCCGTAGCGTTTGACGCACCTTACACCCTTCACTCTAAACTGATCAAAGGTTCACTCCGCCATGCTGCTCATAAAAGAGGCAAGAGCATCATTATTTATGAAGGAGGCGAGTCATTACGCCTTAATGAGAAAGCCATACAGGTAGGCATCAATGGAACACGCAGGTTGATGAAGCATCTGGGTATGCTCAAAACGCAGCCCAAAAGCCCCAACAAAAGTATTATCATCAATAAACGAAAGTGGATCAGGGCACGTCACGCAGGCTTATTTCACTCCCTGATCAAACTGGGGGCTATTGTTAAGAAAGGTGAAAATATCGGCTACATCACCGATCCCATCGGCAACTTTCAGATCTACGTAAAATCTCCCGAACATGCCCATGTGATCGGCTTGAATAACAATCCGGTCATCAATCAGGGAGATGCGCTGCTGCACCTGGGAATTATTAAGTAA
- a CDS encoding alpha-L-rhamnosidase-related protein, with the protein MNKYSTYSYTLFLLAFLLFQCKGRTPQPEQLRHILADVESITGRSEYLNSPYVTAGDRIYMVGHQNGQFPDLGWHVPGEMGGIWDHPIKLMDGFTAAIRIDEKSYCLSEADTFINYPFANKHVFSSTAKDLRIERTQFVPDGKEAIVIAYAFINQGEETKTFTFEFSGHTDLRPVWLGERSGMEDAEDTVYWESSLQSWFAKDQANDWFAIFGSTIVPESFQKASIDCEYTPQGKGKQASLSFAGEVPPHATVTIPITIAGSYVSEQQAADTYEEVRNTTALLLKEKKERYHSIAQKTKLTLPDKEFEQAFRWVKYNTDWLIRDVPEVGRGLSAGLPDYPWWFGVDNEYALQGAIMTGQKALVDSTIALIHRISENANGNGRIVHEVSTNGVVFNPGNVNETPQFASLIWKVYQWTGDTTLLQKYYPTVKQGLAWLLEENDEDGNMLPDGFGMMEIHGLNSEMIDVAVYTQKAFADAASMAEVMGENELVQQYRTRAAQLKQKINTDFWVQPYKSYADFIGTTQQARLLIEDAIHRADSLNKPWAVKELQATKAQLLNKAPQDKRGFVLHHNWVVNTPMETGIADTAKALLALETGSRFVNPFGMFVTGIDRDETAGEDESSFAQVKKTFSYTGAVMTLPTGVQAIAENNYGRPDEALGYLQRMTRTFSFALPGSVYEVSPDYGMMTQAWNIYSYAVPVVEQFFGIRPRAYAQHTRIQPQFPATWDEGRLENIKIGENEISVSFLQSDESLNLTILQALADWTIELAFPKGKYQNLQLNGKGVSPIVRGNFDIIETTGSNLSLEAR; encoded by the coding sequence ATGAATAAGTATTCTACATACTCCTACACGCTATTTTTACTGGCCTTTTTACTTTTTCAATGCAAAGGCAGAACTCCTCAACCGGAACAGCTCAGGCATATCCTTGCCGACGTGGAAAGCATTACAGGACGTAGTGAATACCTTAATTCTCCTTATGTAACAGCAGGAGATCGGATTTATATGGTAGGGCATCAGAATGGGCAGTTTCCTGATCTGGGCTGGCATGTGCCTGGTGAAATGGGAGGTATCTGGGATCATCCCATTAAACTGATGGATGGCTTCACTGCAGCCATCCGCATAGACGAAAAATCCTACTGCTTATCCGAGGCTGATACTTTTATCAATTATCCTTTTGCTAACAAGCATGTTTTTTCTTCTACCGCTAAAGACCTGCGGATAGAACGTACCCAGTTTGTACCCGATGGTAAGGAAGCGATCGTCATTGCCTATGCTTTTATCAATCAGGGAGAAGAAACCAAGACATTTACTTTTGAATTTAGCGGACATACGGATCTGCGTCCGGTATGGCTGGGCGAACGCAGCGGCATGGAAGATGCCGAAGATACCGTCTATTGGGAGTCTTCTCTGCAAAGCTGGTTTGCCAAAGATCAGGCCAACGATTGGTTTGCCATCTTTGGTTCCACCATTGTTCCTGAATCCTTTCAGAAAGCAAGCATAGACTGCGAATATACTCCGCAGGGCAAAGGAAAACAGGCGTCGCTAAGCTTTGCAGGGGAAGTGCCACCGCATGCTACAGTTACCATACCGATTACCATAGCGGGTTCTTATGTGTCGGAACAGCAGGCGGCAGACACCTATGAAGAGGTGCGCAACACTACTGCGCTGCTCCTGAAAGAGAAGAAAGAACGCTACCACTCCATTGCTCAAAAAACAAAGCTTACCCTTCCTGATAAGGAGTTCGAACAGGCTTTCCGCTGGGTCAAGTACAATACTGACTGGCTGATCCGGGATGTACCGGAGGTCGGACGGGGTTTATCCGCAGGGCTTCCTGATTATCCCTGGTGGTTTGGCGTGGATAATGAATATGCATTGCAGGGAGCGATCATGACAGGGCAAAAAGCACTGGTGGACAGTACCATTGCTTTGATCCACAGGATTTCTGAGAATGCCAATGGCAATGGGCGTATCGTACACGAAGTGTCTACCAATGGGGTGGTTTTTAATCCTGGCAATGTCAATGAAACCCCACAGTTTGCCTCGCTGATCTGGAAAGTGTACCAATGGACCGGAGACACTACCCTACTGCAAAAATACTATCCTACAGTCAAGCAGGGACTGGCATGGCTGCTTGAGGAAAATGATGAGGATGGTAATATGCTGCCCGATGGTTTCGGTATGATGGAAATTCACGGACTTAATAGTGAGATGATTGATGTGGCGGTCTACACCCAGAAAGCTTTCGCTGATGCGGCCTCTATGGCGGAGGTAATGGGAGAAAATGAGCTTGTGCAGCAATACCGCACAAGAGCAGCTCAGTTAAAACAGAAAATCAACACAGACTTTTGGGTACAGCCCTACAAATCTTATGCGGATTTTATCGGCACTACCCAACAGGCGAGGCTTCTGATTGAAGATGCCATACATCGGGCCGACTCTCTCAACAAGCCCTGGGCGGTCAAAGAACTTCAGGCGACCAAAGCACAGCTGCTGAATAAAGCTCCTCAAGACAAACGAGGCTTTGTGTTGCATCATAACTGGGTGGTGAATACGCCAATGGAAACAGGTATCGCAGATACTGCCAAAGCTCTGCTGGCCTTAGAAACAGGCAGTCGCTTTGTCAATCCCTTTGGCATGTTTGTCACTGGCATTGACCGAGACGAGACTGCCGGCGAAGACGAAAGTTCATTCGCCCAGGTGAAAAAAACTTTCTCCTATACCGGAGCGGTCATGACCCTGCCTACTGGTGTGCAGGCCATTGCAGAAAATAATTACGGGCGTCCTGATGAGGCGCTGGGCTATCTACAAAGAATGACTCGTACGTTTAGCTTTGCCTTGCCCGGCTCTGTCTACGAAGTCTCTCCTGACTATGGCATGATGACCCAGGCCTGGAACATTTATAGCTATGCTGTCCCCGTTGTAGAACAGTTTTTTGGCATTCGTCCACGAGCTTATGCCCAGCACACTCGTATTCAGCCTCAGTTTCCTGCTACCTGGGATGAGGGAAGGTTGGAGAACATAAAGATTGGTGAGAACGAGATCAGTGTCTCTTTCCTGCAAAGTGATGAATCCTTAAACCTCACCATCCTTCAGGCTTTAGCTGACTGGACGATAGAACTTGCCTTTCCGAAGGGAAAATACCAAAACTTGCAACTGAATGGAAAAGGAGTAAGCCCTATTGTAAGAGGTAATTTTGACATTATAGAAACTACTGGCAGTAACCTTTCTCTGGAAGCAAGGTAA
- the pruA gene encoding L-glutamate gamma-semialdehyde dehydrogenase, with product MSTGFYKVPTPTNEPVYEYAPGTSERKALQATLKALKEQPVEVPLYIGNEQIKTGSKKRLSSPHNHGVTLGHYHEGDASHVEQAIDSALNVKESWENMPWEQRANIFLKAAELISGPYRYQMNAATMLGQSKTAHQSEIDSVCELIDFLRFNVHFMSEIYAQQPPISPKGIWNRLEQRPLEGFIFAITPFNFTAIAGNLPAAPAMMGNVVVWKPAETQLYAANLVMKIFREAGLPDGVINMINVDGPVAGEVVFKHPDFAGLHFTGSTKVFKQLWKTIGKNIDLYRSYPRVVGETGGKDFIMAHKSADAKALATAMIRGAFEFQGQKCSAASRVYMPNNLWEEVKGYLLEDLKHLRMGDVEDFSNFMGAVISEVAFDKIARYIDGAREDELAEIIAGGEYDKSKGYFIQPTIIQAHDPKYTTMQEEIFGPVLTVYVYQAERFEETLELVDQTSPYALTGAIFSQDRAAIELANRKLRHSAGNFYINDKPTGAVVGQQPFGGARGSGTNDKAGAMINLLRWVSPRTIKETFAPPKDFRYPFMGEE from the coding sequence ATGTCAACTGGATTTTATAAAGTTCCTACCCCTACCAACGAGCCGGTGTATGAGTATGCTCCGGGTACATCCGAAAGAAAAGCGCTTCAGGCTACCCTAAAAGCTCTGAAAGAACAGCCTGTAGAAGTTCCGCTTTACATCGGCAATGAGCAGATCAAAACCGGCAGCAAGAAAAGACTCTCCTCACCCCACAACCATGGGGTTACGCTGGGTCATTACCACGAAGGGGATGCTTCCCACGTGGAGCAGGCCATAGATTCTGCCTTAAACGTAAAAGAAAGCTGGGAAAACATGCCCTGGGAACAACGTGCCAACATCTTCCTCAAAGCTGCCGAACTGATCTCCGGTCCTTACCGCTACCAGATGAACGCCGCTACCATGCTGGGGCAGTCCAAAACCGCCCATCAGTCGGAGATAGATTCGGTATGTGAGTTGATAGATTTTCTGCGCTTCAATGTGCATTTTATGTCGGAGATATATGCACAGCAGCCACCCATTTCGCCCAAAGGGATTTGGAACCGCCTGGAGCAACGACCGCTGGAAGGCTTCATTTTTGCTATTACCCCCTTTAACTTTACCGCCATCGCGGGTAACCTGCCGGCCGCACCGGCTATGATGGGCAATGTGGTGGTCTGGAAACCTGCCGAAACCCAGCTCTATGCAGCCAATCTGGTGATGAAGATTTTCCGCGAAGCCGGACTACCCGATGGCGTGATCAACATGATCAATGTGGATGGACCTGTGGCCGGAGAGGTGGTTTTCAAACACCCTGATTTTGCTGGCCTTCATTTTACCGGAAGCACCAAAGTGTTTAAGCAACTCTGGAAAACCATCGGCAAAAATATTGATCTGTATCGCTCTTATCCTCGTGTGGTAGGAGAAACAGGCGGTAAAGACTTTATCATGGCCCACAAATCAGCCGATGCCAAAGCGCTGGCTACCGCTATGATCCGTGGGGCTTTTGAATTTCAAGGACAAAAATGCTCTGCCGCTTCGCGTGTATATATGCCTAACAATCTTTGGGAAGAAGTGAAAGGCTATCTGCTGGAAGACCTGAAGCACCTCCGTATGGGAGATGTGGAAGATTTCAGCAACTTTATGGGCGCTGTGATCAGCGAAGTCGCTTTTGACAAGATTGCCAGATACATAGACGGAGCCCGTGAAGATGAGTTGGCAGAGATCATTGCCGGAGGAGAATATGACAAGTCCAAAGGCTATTTTATCCAGCCCACCATCATCCAGGCACATGACCCTAAGTATACTACTATGCAGGAGGAGATCTTCGGACCGGTACTGACAGTCTATGTGTACCAGGCCGAGCGCTTTGAAGAAACCCTGGAGCTGGTAGACCAGACTTCGCCTTATGCCCTTACGGGAGCCATCTTCTCACAGGACCGGGCAGCCATTGAGCTGGCCAACCGCAAGCTGCGCCATTCTGCAGGGAACTTCTACATCAACGATAAGCCCACTGGAGCAGTGGTAGGTCAGCAACCTTTTGGCGGTGCCCGGGGATCAGGAACCAATGATAAAGCAGGTGCCATGATTAACTTGCTACGTTGGGTATCTCCCCGCACCATCAAAGAGACTTTTGCACCACCCAAAGACTTCCGTTATCCATTTATGGGTGAGGAGTAA
- a CDS encoding trypsin-like serine protease, whose amino-acid sequence MQYLISGKVKEQESGLPVVGLHVRAYDKDLIYDDLLGNSITDKEGKFAMQYGDKDFKEIFEGDAPEIYLNLLSGPRSLIGKYTLEELNAKKGDDGYTDIEILIPREKLGALAPVPPEGFPVLNQEITQRKAIDAKTGLPGGVKIELDRIWQNEKNQAEIERHENGNIVITKNFDLQRVQPPSIRFDALDREKLGDNIRDEIQGFIPGHLGIRFAPQVIERINIDIKDGEDRPVNVFPPDTRYVFDDTSFPWCTTGRVETPAGIGSGTMIGRNLMLTASHCIDWQDNGVGWIKFTPSYYNGSAPFGIAWGTNVVYWNRAIGGLSDFETAFDYVVVVLDRNMGDLTGYTGYRKYASSWNNGNYWQVIGYPASLTGTERPTFSGGGSIWDTASFSTSGQEGLVMGTFIDITPGNSGGPVWGWWDNEPWPRVVGVVSAESNTPGFSTSGDNEAGGGEALSALITYARDNYS is encoded by the coding sequence ATGCAGTATTTGATTTCAGGAAAGGTAAAGGAGCAAGAATCCGGCTTGCCGGTGGTAGGTCTCCATGTACGTGCGTATGACAAGGATCTGATTTACGACGATCTTTTGGGCAACAGCATCACCGACAAAGAAGGTAAGTTTGCCATGCAGTACGGAGACAAGGATTTCAAGGAGATTTTTGAGGGAGATGCCCCTGAAATTTACCTCAATCTCTTATCAGGCCCAAGAAGCCTCATTGGCAAGTATACGCTGGAAGAGCTGAACGCAAAAAAAGGGGATGATGGATATACCGATATTGAGATTTTGATTCCCCGGGAAAAGCTGGGCGCTTTGGCTCCAGTACCTCCTGAAGGTTTTCCAGTACTGAACCAGGAGATTACCCAACGCAAAGCGATTGACGCGAAAACAGGATTGCCAGGGGGTGTCAAAATTGAGCTTGACCGAATCTGGCAAAACGAAAAAAACCAGGCAGAAATTGAGCGGCATGAGAATGGTAATATTGTGATCACCAAAAACTTTGACCTGCAAAGGGTACAGCCGCCATCTATCCGTTTTGACGCGCTAGATAGAGAAAAATTGGGAGATAACATTCGTGACGAGATTCAGGGATTTATCCCCGGCCATCTGGGTATCAGGTTTGCTCCTCAGGTAATTGAACGAATTAATATTGATATAAAGGATGGAGAAGACCGGCCGGTAAATGTCTTTCCTCCCGATACGCGCTATGTGTTTGATGATACTTCGTTTCCCTGGTGTACCACCGGACGGGTAGAAACGCCTGCCGGAATTGGTTCAGGCACTATGATCGGCAGAAACCTGATGCTCACTGCTTCGCACTGTATTGATTGGCAGGATAATGGGGTAGGTTGGATCAAGTTCACCCCTTCGTACTACAATGGTTCTGCTCCCTTTGGCATTGCCTGGGGCACCAATGTGGTGTACTGGAATAGGGCCATCGGAGGCTTGTCCGATTTTGAAACTGCCTTTGACTATGTGGTGGTAGTGCTGGATCGCAATATGGGTGATCTCACAGGTTATACAGGCTACCGCAAATACGCTTCTTCCTGGAACAATGGTAATTACTGGCAGGTGATCGGCTATCCAGCCAGCCTGACCGGTACCGAGCGCCCTACCTTCTCCGGTGGTGGCTCCATCTGGGATACGGCATCTTTCTCTACCAGCGGTCAGGAAGGCCTGGTGATGGGTACTTTCATTGACATTACGCCCGGAAACTCCGGCGGTCCGGTCTGGGGCTGGTGGGATAATGAACCCTGGCCCAGGGTGGTAGGGGTAGTCAGTGCAGAATCCAATACCCCCGGCTTTAGTACCAGCGGTGACAATGAAGCAGGTGGCGGAGAAGCTTTATCTGCCCTAATCACCTATGCCCGGGATAATTATTCTTAA